From one Mycolicibacterium sp. HK-90 genomic stretch:
- a CDS encoding single-stranded DNA-binding protein, whose protein sequence is MAGDTTITVVGNLTADPELRFTPSGAAVANFTVASTPRIYDRQSGEWKDGEALFLRCNIWREAAENVAESLTRGSRVIVTGRLKQRSFETREGEKRTVVEVEVDEIGPSLRYATAKVNKASRSGGGGGGGGFGGGGGGGSRQAEPKDDPWGSAPASGSFSGADDEPPF, encoded by the coding sequence GTGGCTGGTGACACCACCATCACAGTTGTCGGAAACCTGACCGCCGACCCGGAGCTGCGTTTCACCCCGTCCGGTGCGGCTGTCGCCAACTTCACGGTTGCGTCGACACCGCGCATCTACGACCGCCAGAGCGGTGAGTGGAAAGACGGAGAGGCGCTGTTTCTGCGGTGCAACATCTGGCGTGAGGCTGCCGAGAACGTGGCCGAGAGCCTCACTCGGGGTTCGCGGGTGATCGTCACCGGTCGGCTCAAGCAGCGTTCCTTCGAAACCCGCGAGGGGGAGAAGCGCACCGTTGTCGAGGTCGAGGTCGACGAGATCGGTCCGTCCCTGCGTTACGCCACGGCCAAGGTCAACAAGGCCAGCCGCAGTGGCGGCGGCGGTGGCGGTGGGGGCTTCGGCGGTGGCGGCGGCGGTGGTTCGCGCCAGGCCGAGCCCAAGGACGATCCGTGGGGTAGTGCACCGGCGTCGGGCTCCTTCAGCGGGGCCGACGACGAGCCGCCGTTCTGA
- the rpsF gene encoding 30S ribosomal protein S6, with amino-acid sequence MRPYEIMVILDPTLDERTVAPSLETFLNVVRKDGGSVDKVDIWGRRRLAYEIAKHAEGIYAVVDVKAEPATVSELDRQLNLNESVLRTKVMRTDKH; translated from the coding sequence ATGCGTCCATACGAAATCATGGTCATTCTCGACCCCACACTTGACGAGCGCACCGTAGCTCCGTCGTTGGAGACGTTCCTGAACGTCGTCCGCAAGGATGGCGGTTCTGTCGACAAGGTCGACATCTGGGGACGCCGCCGGCTGGCCTACGAGATTGCCAAGCACGCCGAGGGCATCTACGCCGTCGTCGATGTCAAGGCTGAACCGGCCACCGTGTCCGAGCTCGACCGTCAGCTCAACCTGAACGAGTCCGTGCTGCGGACCAAGGTGATGCGGACCGACAAGCACTAA
- a CDS encoding glycosyltransferase family 87 protein produces the protein MTDRVSPAPLTELDSPAPPAADQRSDDDRDLPSRNDRLAEALSQTVGGPVGRHALIGRARFMTPLRVMLLIAVVFLALGYSTKAACLQSTGSGTAGQRVANWENNRAYYELCYSDTVPLYTAELLNQGKFPYKSSWVENDATGKPRVQYDGSPAIRYMEYPVLTGLYQYVSMSLAKTYTAVTKLVSVPVVAEVVMFFNIAAFGLALAWLATIWATSRMAGRRVWDAALVAGSPIVIFQVFTNFDALATASAAGAMLAWARRKPVWAGALIGIGVAAKLYPLLLFVPLVLLGLRTGRLREVGKAAMTAVVTWLLVNLPIMVLFPRGWSEFFRLNTRRGDDMDSLYNVVRSFTDWRGFDPDLGFWEPPTVLNTVTAVLFAACCIAIGYIALTAKQRPRLAQLAFLVVAAFLLTNKVWSPQFSLWLVPLAVLALPHRRILLAWMTIDALVWVPRMLYLYGEQNKGLPEQWFTATVLLRDLAVIVLCTLVIRQIYRPELDLVRHGGRVDDPTGGVFDGAGDNPPRWLPDWLRPSADRVRIEPKPDPEPVPSAG, from the coding sequence GTGACGGATCGGGTATCGCCGGCTCCACTGACAGAGCTGGATTCGCCGGCTCCGCCTGCAGCAGACCAGCGGAGCGATGACGACCGCGACCTCCCCAGCCGCAACGACCGGCTGGCCGAGGCGCTGTCGCAGACCGTGGGCGGGCCCGTCGGCCGCCATGCGTTGATCGGCCGGGCGCGCTTCATGACCCCGCTGCGGGTGATGCTCCTGATCGCGGTGGTCTTCCTCGCGCTGGGCTACTCGACGAAGGCGGCCTGCCTCCAGTCGACCGGGTCCGGTACTGCCGGGCAGCGGGTGGCGAACTGGGAGAACAACCGCGCCTATTACGAGCTGTGCTACTCCGACACGGTTCCCCTCTACACCGCAGAGTTGTTGAACCAGGGCAAGTTTCCGTACAAGTCCAGCTGGGTGGAGAACGACGCCACCGGCAAGCCGCGCGTGCAGTACGACGGCAGCCCGGCGATCCGCTACATGGAATACCCGGTGCTCACCGGGCTGTACCAGTACGTGTCGATGTCCCTGGCCAAGACGTACACCGCGGTGACCAAACTGGTGTCGGTGCCGGTGGTAGCCGAGGTGGTGATGTTCTTCAACATCGCCGCATTCGGTTTGGCGCTGGCCTGGCTGGCCACGATCTGGGCCACCTCCCGAATGGCCGGCCGGCGGGTGTGGGACGCCGCGCTGGTGGCGGGCTCGCCGATCGTGATCTTCCAGGTGTTCACCAACTTCGACGCCCTGGCGACGGCCTCCGCCGCCGGGGCGATGCTGGCCTGGGCCAGACGAAAACCGGTGTGGGCCGGGGCGCTGATCGGAATCGGCGTGGCGGCCAAGCTGTATCCGCTGTTGCTGTTCGTTCCGCTGGTACTGCTCGGGCTGCGCACCGGACGGCTGCGTGAGGTCGGCAAGGCCGCGATGACGGCGGTGGTGACCTGGTTGTTGGTCAACCTGCCGATCATGGTGTTGTTCCCACGCGGTTGGTCAGAGTTCTTCCGGCTCAACACCCGTCGCGGTGACGACATGGATTCGCTGTACAACGTGGTGAGGTCGTTCACCGATTGGCGCGGGTTCGACCCGGATCTGGGTTTCTGGGAACCACCGACGGTGCTCAACACGGTTACCGCGGTGTTGTTCGCGGCCTGCTGCATCGCGATCGGGTACATCGCGCTGACCGCGAAACAGCGGCCCCGGTTGGCGCAGTTGGCATTCCTGGTGGTGGCTGCGTTCCTGCTGACCAACAAGGTGTGGAGCCCCCAGTTCTCGCTCTGGCTGGTGCCGTTGGCGGTGCTCGCCTTGCCTCATCGCCGAATCTTGTTGGCGTGGATGACGATCGACGCGCTGGTTTGGGTGCCGCGCATGCTGTACCTGTACGGAGAACAGAACAAGGGTCTACCCGAACAGTGGTTCACCGCCACCGTATTGCTCCGCGATCTTGCGGTGATCGTGTTGTGCACGTTGGTCATTCGCCAGATCTACCGTCCGGAGCTGGACCTGGTCCGTCACGGTGGCCGCGTCGACGATCCCACCGGCGGGGTGTTCGACGGAGCCGGCGACAACCCGCCGCGTTGGCTGCCGGACTGGCTGCGCCCGTCCGCCGACCGGGTGCGGATCGAGCCGAAGCCGGATCCCGAGCCGGTCCCGTCGGCCGGCTGA
- a CDS encoding transglycosylase domain-containing protein has product MPTGRPRSAVPPDDRLTAILPPVRDGRPAPLDVVKAAMDGTPPPKPPPPKSPPPRSGGGRGPGSSGPSDSEPKRARQFHINWKLVRRGLIAAVVAMILLPLVTFGMAYAIVDVPQPGDIRTAQVSTILASDGSEIAKIVPPEGNRVDVNIDQIPVHVRDAVMAAEDRDFYSNPGFSFTALLRAIKNNLVGGDLQGGSTITQQYVKNALVGDERSGIGGLIRKAKELVISTKMASEWSKDAVMQAYLNMIYFGRGSYGIAAAAKAYFDKPVEQLTVAEGALMAALIQRPSTLDPAVDPEGAAERWNWVLDGMVDMGALPANERAQQVFPPTVPPDLARQQNQTTGPNGLIERQVTKELLDLFDISEQALNTEGLQVTTTIDPQAQQAAEEAVEKYMDGQEPDMRTAVVSIDPRDGAVKAYYGGSDANGFDFAQAGLPTGSSFKVFALVAALQQGIGLGYQVDSGPLTVNGIKISNVEGEGCGTCSIAEALKRSLNTSYYRLMLKLENGPEDVAKAAHDAGVAESFPGVEHTLSEDGQGGPPNNGVVLGQYQSRVIDMASAYATLAASGVYHKPHFVQKVVNSSGQVLFDASSQDNGEQRIDKAVADNVSSAMQPIAGYSRGHNLAGGRQSAAKTGTNQLGDTGDNRDAWMVGYTPSLSTAVWVGTTEGVKPLKTPSGGSVYGSGLPSDIWKATMDGALEGSDKETFPKPTEIGGYAGVPQAPAAPPPGTTPTGPPISVMPSETVIQPTIEVAPGITIPIGPPTTVPIGPPPGVPVVPGAPGVPVPPPPP; this is encoded by the coding sequence GTGCCGACGGGTCGTCCCCGATCTGCGGTCCCGCCCGATGACCGCCTCACCGCGATCCTGCCTCCGGTGCGCGACGGCAGGCCGGCGCCGCTGGACGTCGTCAAGGCCGCGATGGACGGAACTCCGCCGCCCAAGCCGCCTCCACCGAAATCGCCCCCGCCGCGCTCGGGAGGCGGCCGCGGGCCGGGTTCGTCCGGCCCGTCGGATTCTGAGCCGAAGCGGGCTCGGCAGTTCCACATCAATTGGAAGCTGGTCCGGCGCGGGCTGATCGCCGCGGTGGTGGCGATGATCCTGCTGCCGCTGGTGACGTTCGGAATGGCCTACGCCATCGTCGACGTGCCGCAGCCCGGTGACATCCGCACCGCGCAGGTCTCGACGATCCTGGCCAGCGACGGCAGTGAGATCGCCAAGATCGTGCCTCCCGAGGGCAACCGGGTGGATGTGAACATCGACCAGATCCCGGTGCACGTGCGCGACGCGGTGATGGCTGCCGAGGATCGCGACTTCTACTCCAATCCGGGCTTCTCGTTCACCGCTCTGCTGCGTGCGATCAAGAACAACCTGGTGGGCGGTGATCTGCAGGGTGGATCGACGATTACGCAGCAGTACGTCAAGAACGCGTTGGTCGGTGACGAGCGCTCGGGCATCGGTGGTCTGATCCGCAAGGCCAAGGAACTGGTGATCTCCACCAAGATGGCCAGCGAATGGTCCAAAGACGCTGTGATGCAGGCGTATCTGAACATGATCTACTTCGGTCGCGGCTCCTACGGGATCGCGGCGGCCGCCAAGGCGTACTTCGACAAGCCCGTCGAGCAGCTCACCGTCGCCGAGGGCGCGTTGATGGCGGCCCTGATCCAGCGCCCGTCGACGCTGGACCCCGCGGTGGATCCGGAAGGCGCCGCCGAACGGTGGAACTGGGTGCTCGACGGCATGGTCGACATGGGCGCGCTGCCGGCCAACGAGCGTGCCCAGCAGGTGTTCCCGCCGACCGTGCCGCCCGACCTGGCCCGGCAGCAGAACCAGACCACCGGCCCGAACGGTCTGATCGAGCGGCAGGTCACCAAGGAACTGCTGGACCTGTTCGACATCAGCGAGCAGGCGCTGAACACCGAGGGACTGCAGGTCACCACCACGATCGACCCGCAGGCCCAGCAGGCCGCCGAAGAGGCGGTCGAGAAGTACATGGACGGCCAAGAGCCCGACATGCGTACCGCGGTGGTCTCGATCGATCCACGCGACGGCGCCGTCAAGGCGTACTACGGCGGTTCAGACGCCAACGGCTTCGACTTCGCCCAGGCCGGTCTGCCGACAGGTTCGTCGTTCAAGGTGTTCGCTCTGGTCGCTGCCCTGCAGCAGGGCATCGGTCTGGGCTACCAGGTGGACAGTGGGCCCCTGACGGTCAACGGCATCAAGATCAGCAACGTCGAAGGCGAAGGCTGCGGCACCTGCTCGATCGCCGAAGCGCTCAAGCGGTCGCTGAACACCAGCTACTACCGGTTGATGCTCAAGCTCGAGAACGGTCCCGAGGACGTGGCGAAGGCCGCGCACGATGCCGGCGTGGCCGAGAGCTTCCCCGGCGTCGAGCACACGCTGTCCGAAGACGGCCAGGGCGGGCCACCCAACAACGGTGTGGTGCTGGGCCAGTACCAGTCCCGGGTGATCGACATGGCCTCGGCATACGCCACGCTCGCGGCCTCCGGCGTCTACCACAAGCCGCACTTCGTGCAGAAGGTGGTGAACTCCTCGGGCCAGGTGCTCTTCGACGCCTCCAGCCAGGACAACGGTGAACAGCGCATCGACAAGGCAGTCGCCGACAACGTCTCGTCGGCGATGCAACCGATCGCGGGCTATTCGCGCGGGCACAACCTGGCCGGCGGACGGCAGTCGGCCGCCAAGACGGGCACCAACCAGCTCGGCGACACGGGCGACAATCGTGACGCCTGGATGGTCGGTTACACACCGTCGCTTTCAACCGCGGTGTGGGTGGGTACCACCGAGGGCGTGAAGCCGTTGAAGACCCCGTCGGGCGGTTCGGTCTACGGATCCGGTCTGCCGTCGGACATCTGGAAAGCCACGATGGACGGCGCGCTGGAAGGCTCCGACAAGGAGACGTTCCCGAAGCCGACCGAGATCGGCGGCTATGCGGGTGTGCCGCAGGCACCGGCCGCGCCCCCGCCCGGAACGACCCCGACCGGCCCGCCGATCTCGGTGATGCCCTCGGAGACCGTGATTCAGCCGACCATCGAAGTGGCCCCGGGCATTACGATCCCGATCGGCCCTCCGACGACCGTGCCGATCGGACCGCCGCCGGGAGTTCCCGTCGTGCCCGGCGCCCCAGGCGTCCCGGTGCCACCGCCGCCTCCGTGA
- a CDS encoding DUF5318 family protein, whose amino-acid sequence MRLQRQVVDYALRRRSLLAEVYSGRTGVSEVCDANPYLLRAAKFHGKQSSVMCPICRKEQLTLVSWVFGDHLGPVSGSARTAEELVMLATRYDEFAVHVVEVCRTCSWNHLVKSYVLGAPRPPKARGTRSTRKSARTASE is encoded by the coding sequence GTGCGATTGCAGAGACAGGTGGTGGACTACGCGCTTCGGCGGCGGTCCCTGCTGGCTGAGGTCTATTCGGGGCGCACCGGCGTCTCGGAGGTCTGTGACGCCAACCCGTACCTGCTGCGCGCTGCAAAATTCCACGGCAAACAAAGTTCGGTGATGTGTCCGATCTGCCGTAAAGAGCAGCTCACGCTGGTGTCGTGGGTATTCGGTGATCATCTGGGCCCGGTCTCGGGCTCGGCGCGCACCGCGGAGGAGCTGGTGATGTTGGCAACTCGTTACGACGAGTTCGCGGTCCATGTGGTGGAGGTATGCCGCACCTGCAGTTGGAATCATCTGGTCAAGTCATATGTGCTCGGCGCGCCTCGGCCGCCGAAGGCCCGTGGCACCCGATCCACGCGCAAGTCCGCGCGTACGGCCAGTGAATAG
- a CDS encoding DUF1707 domain-containing protein translates to MATRQTSTTRAKDSDRNDTCKVLDNALSEGQLSMEEHRQRVTAATNATTLGDLAGLVDDLQNSNAPVQLPELSKPRLPRMPRTQGPGWGLRLAMAVVLVIFGIGIGWGLYGNTSSPLSFNPDPGAVPDGIDPVVLTPPTQLQSLNGVKGLFEQMRQKFGATTGFELHIDPDSALLYRPDPQDNRKKLYYRYTGGWGDPSTDPRNVEKDDRLVDLAAFDYEKVLGIMRGAPDTLNTKRADVKSTWLRITPSEDPSTPEAINVAVIVSSDFGGGSIDLYPDGTVKSMYRNN, encoded by the coding sequence GTGGCGACACGGCAGACCTCGACTACGCGGGCCAAAGACAGTGATCGCAATGACACCTGCAAGGTGCTCGACAATGCGCTCAGCGAAGGCCAGTTGTCGATGGAGGAACACCGCCAACGGGTGACGGCGGCCACCAACGCGACCACCCTGGGCGATCTGGCCGGCCTGGTCGACGATCTGCAGAACTCGAACGCACCCGTGCAACTGCCCGAGCTGTCCAAGCCCCGGCTGCCGCGCATGCCCCGGACACAGGGGCCCGGGTGGGGCCTGCGGCTGGCGATGGCGGTCGTCCTGGTCATCTTCGGGATCGGTATCGGATGGGGCCTGTACGGGAACACGTCGTCGCCGTTGAGTTTCAATCCCGACCCGGGGGCCGTGCCCGACGGCATCGACCCGGTGGTGCTGACCCCGCCGACCCAGCTGCAATCGCTCAACGGCGTCAAAGGGCTCTTCGAGCAGATGCGCCAGAAGTTCGGCGCCACCACCGGTTTCGAACTGCACATCGATCCCGATTCGGCCCTGCTGTACCGACCCGACCCGCAGGACAACCGTAAGAAGCTCTATTACCGCTACACCGGCGGTTGGGGTGACCCCAGCACAGATCCGCGCAACGTCGAGAAGGACGATCGTCTCGTCGACCTCGCCGCCTTCGATTACGAGAAGGTCCTCGGCATCATGCGGGGCGCACCCGACACGCTCAACACCAAACGTGCCGACGTGAAGAGCACCTGGCTGCGGATCACCCCGTCCGAGGACCCGTCCACTCCCGAAGCCATCAACGTCGCGGTGATCGTCAGCAGTGATTTCGGGGGCGGGAGCATCGACCTCTACCCCGACGGCACCGTCAAGAGCATGTACCGCAACAACTGA
- a CDS encoding PadR family transcriptional regulator: MLELAILGLLLESPMHGYELRKRLTGLLGAFRAFSYGSLYPALRRMQADGLIVEDAAPLGPTKVRRARRVYQLTDAGKQRFTELVADTGPQNFSDDGFGVHLAFFNRTPAEARMRILEGRRRQVEERREGLREAVARASSSFDRYTRQLHQLGLESSEREVKWLNELIAAERTAQGRPENI, from the coding sequence GTGCTGGAGCTCGCCATCCTGGGCCTCTTGCTCGAATCACCCATGCACGGCTACGAGCTGCGCAAGCGTTTGACGGGTCTGTTGGGGGCGTTCCGAGCGTTCTCGTATGGCTCGCTCTACCCGGCATTACGTCGCATGCAGGCCGACGGCCTGATCGTCGAGGACGCCGCACCCTTGGGACCGACCAAGGTGCGCCGGGCTCGTCGGGTGTACCAGCTGACCGATGCCGGAAAGCAGCGATTCACCGAGCTGGTCGCCGACACGGGACCACAGAACTTCTCCGACGACGGGTTTGGTGTCCACCTCGCCTTCTTCAACCGCACCCCGGCCGAGGCCAGGATGCGAATTCTGGAGGGGCGGCGTCGTCAGGTGGAAGAACGCCGGGAAGGTCTGCGTGAAGCCGTGGCGCGGGCCAGCAGTTCGTTCGACCGCTACACCCGTCAGCTTCACCAGCTGGGCCTGGAGTCCAGCGAACGAGAAGTGAAATGGCTCAACGAGTTGATCGCGGCCGAACGTACGGCGCAGGGGCGCCCAGAAAACATATGA
- a CDS encoding inositol-3-phosphate synthase translates to MSEHSGEIRVAIVGVGNCASSLVQGVQYYYNADENAAVPGLMHVKFGPYHVRDVKFVAAFDVDAKKVGFDLSEAIFASENNTIKIADVPPTNVTVQRGPTLDGIGKYYADTIEVSDFEPVDVVQALKDAKVDVLVSYLPVGSEEADKFYAQCAIDAGVAFVNALPVFIASDPVWAKKFADAGVPIIGDDIKSQVGATITHRVMAKLFEDRGVTLDRTYQLNVGGNMDFLNMLERSRLESKKVSKTQAVTSNLTGSLAGKVEDKNVHIGPSDHVAWLDDRKWAYVRLEGRAFGDVPLNLEYKLEVWDSPNSAGVIIDAVRAAKIAKDRGIGGPVEAASAYLMKSPPKQIADDVARTQLETFITG, encoded by the coding sequence ATGTCTGAGCACTCAGGAGAAATCCGGGTCGCCATTGTCGGCGTCGGTAACTGCGCATCGTCCCTGGTCCAAGGCGTGCAGTATTACTACAACGCCGACGAGAACGCGGCTGTGCCGGGCCTGATGCACGTGAAGTTCGGCCCCTACCACGTGCGTGACGTGAAGTTCGTGGCCGCGTTCGACGTGGACGCCAAGAAGGTCGGCTTCGACCTGTCCGAGGCCATCTTCGCCTCCGAGAACAACACCATCAAGATCGCCGACGTGCCGCCGACCAACGTGACGGTGCAGCGCGGCCCGACCCTCGACGGCATCGGCAAGTACTACGCCGACACCATCGAGGTCTCCGACTTCGAGCCGGTCGACGTGGTCCAGGCCCTCAAGGACGCCAAGGTCGACGTGCTCGTCTCCTACCTGCCGGTGGGCTCCGAAGAGGCCGACAAGTTCTACGCCCAGTGCGCCATCGACGCCGGCGTGGCCTTCGTCAACGCCCTGCCCGTGTTCATCGCCTCCGACCCGGTGTGGGCCAAGAAGTTCGCCGACGCCGGTGTCCCGATCATCGGTGACGACATCAAGAGCCAGGTCGGCGCCACCATCACCCACCGCGTGATGGCCAAGCTGTTCGAGGACCGCGGCGTCACGCTGGACCGCACCTACCAGCTCAACGTCGGCGGCAACATGGACTTCCTGAACATGCTGGAGCGCTCGCGGCTGGAGTCCAAGAAGGTCTCCAAGACCCAGGCCGTCACCTCCAACCTGACCGGCTCGCTGGCCGGCAAGGTCGAGGACAAGAACGTCCACATCGGCCCGTCCGACCACGTCGCGTGGCTCGACGACCGCAAGTGGGCCTACGTGCGCCTGGAAGGCCGCGCCTTCGGTGACGTGCCGCTGAACCTGGAATACAAGCTCGAGGTGTGGGACTCGCCCAACTCGGCCGGTGTGATCATCGACGCGGTGCGTGCCGCCAAGATCGCCAAGGACCGCGGCATCGGCGGCCCCGTCGAGGCGGCCTCGGCCTACCTGATGAAGAGCCCGCCGAAGCAGATCGCCGATGACGTCGCCCGCACCCAGCTGGAGACCTTCATTACTGGTTAG
- a CDS encoding alpha/beta fold hydrolase, whose amino-acid sequence MVADEDLIGLDEFGLLDENAEQIGVKGPVPPVERIEQGPISALKFGTDAPRVVFLHGGGQNAHTWDTVILGLGEPALAVDLPGHGRSAWREDGDYGPKLNAASLIPVLETHAPAPRLVVGMSLGGLTALRIAATEPRLVPELALVDVTPSAPERHNEMTKAQMGTVALVQEHRTFPTFQAMLDVTIAAAPHRDRNSLRRGVFHNSKQLEDGTWTWRYDSFRKGDGFEGLWDDVPSITMPTTLIRGANSFFVNDEDAETFSRTAPGFRRTHVVADSGHSVQGDQPAKLVEILRGILGS is encoded by the coding sequence GTGGTTGCCGACGAAGATCTCATTGGCCTTGACGAGTTCGGGCTCCTTGACGAGAACGCCGAACAGATCGGCGTGAAAGGCCCGGTTCCGCCGGTCGAGCGCATCGAGCAGGGGCCGATCAGCGCGCTGAAGTTCGGCACGGATGCACCGCGGGTGGTGTTCCTGCACGGCGGCGGCCAGAACGCCCACACCTGGGACACCGTGATCCTGGGACTCGGCGAGCCCGCCCTGGCGGTCGACCTGCCCGGCCACGGCCGCTCCGCCTGGCGCGAGGACGGCGACTACGGACCCAAACTCAATGCGGCAAGCCTGATCCCGGTGCTCGAAACCCACGCCCCCGCCCCGCGATTGGTGGTCGGCATGTCACTGGGCGGGCTGACCGCGCTGCGGATCGCGGCGACCGAACCTCGGCTGGTGCCCGAACTCGCGCTCGTCGACGTCACCCCGTCGGCACCCGAACGCCACAACGAGATGACCAAGGCCCAGATGGGCACCGTGGCCCTGGTACAGGAGCACCGCACCTTCCCGACGTTTCAGGCGATGCTCGACGTGACCATTGCCGCGGCTCCGCATCGGGACCGGAATTCGTTGCGGCGCGGTGTCTTCCACAATTCCAAGCAGCTCGAGGACGGCACCTGGACCTGGCGGTACGACTCGTTCCGCAAGGGTGACGGGTTCGAGGGGCTGTGGGACGACGTCCCGTCGATCACCATGCCCACCACCCTGATCCGCGGCGCCAACTCGTTCTTCGTCAACGACGAGGACGCCGAGACGTTCTCCAGAACCGCACCCGGCTTTCGGCGCACCCATGTCGTCGCCGACTCCGGCCACTCCGTGCAGGGCGATCAGCCGGCCAAGCTCGTGGAGATCCTGCGCGGCATTCTCGGTAGCTAG
- a CDS encoding PhoX family phosphatase: MPLVPLNLFVTHRGTSSRQHVTCRYRCGDACSKPAPNTSDNQYFGDIVKQMSRRSMLQAAGVTVLAVGAGSALAACGTDTSPGQTPSPAALPVETPAGMKFTAVAPNTEDAVVIPDGYQQRVVIAWGDPVLPDAPMFDINRQTADAQRKQFGFNNDFAALLPIEGQANRFLLVTNFEYVTPEFMFPRYNAEAPTREQFDIEIAAVGMGVVEVERGADGALKPVMGRYNRRITADTPFTLTGPAAGTDFVKTAADPTGRAVAGTFANCAGGVTPWGTVLSGEENFHGYFGAAEGAPAPKPADADRFDRYGVEHERSELRWEDFDPRFDLTKTPNEVNRFGYVVELNPWDPASTPVKHSALGRLKHEGANVYVTGDGSVVVYTGDDERFDYMYKFVSAKKIAPGWKTGDPAAMAHNMTLLDEGTLYVAKLTSDIPAAEIDGTGKLPAKGSFAGTGTWIPLLKSGPNGQAESLVEGVTAPEAAVFTRIAADKAGATKMDRPEDFEANPRTGKVYVALTNNDERGTPGEAGVDAANPRNENKNGQILEITDNHTGTDFTWDLLLVCGDPKAADTYYAGFDKNQVSPISCPDNLAFDSHGNLWISTDGNALDANDGLFAVALDGPNRGETKQFLTVPVGAETCGPVVTDDLVTVCVQHPGEGDDHSLDKPLSHWPGGADTPARPAVVAVWKPGGQIGTV; encoded by the coding sequence ATGCCGCTTGTACCGTTGAATCTCTTTGTCACTCATCGTGGAACGTCGTCGCGCCAGCACGTGACCTGCCGCTACCGCTGTGGCGATGCGTGTTCCAAGCCGGCTCCGAACACCAGCGACAACCAGTACTTCGGCGACATCGTCAAGCAGATGTCGCGCCGGTCGATGCTGCAAGCCGCCGGTGTCACCGTGCTGGCCGTCGGCGCCGGATCGGCGCTGGCCGCGTGCGGCACCGACACGTCGCCCGGGCAGACGCCGTCACCGGCCGCGCTGCCCGTCGAGACGCCGGCCGGCATGAAGTTCACCGCCGTCGCACCGAACACCGAAGACGCCGTGGTGATCCCGGACGGTTACCAGCAGCGGGTCGTGATCGCGTGGGGCGACCCGGTCCTGCCCGACGCCCCGATGTTCGACATCAACCGGCAGACCGCCGATGCCCAGCGCAAACAGTTCGGGTTCAACAACGACTTCGCCGCGCTCCTGCCGATCGAAGGACAGGCCAACCGATTCCTGTTGGTGACCAACTTCGAGTACGTCACGCCGGAATTCATGTTCCCCCGCTACAACGCAGAGGCGCCCACCCGCGAGCAGTTCGACATCGAGATCGCGGCGGTCGGGATGGGCGTGGTCGAGGTGGAACGCGGCGCCGACGGTGCGCTGAAGCCCGTGATGGGCCGCTACAACCGTCGTATCACGGCGGACACCCCGTTCACGCTCACCGGACCCGCCGCAGGCACCGACTTCGTCAAGACCGCCGCCGACCCCACCGGACGGGCCGTGGCCGGGACCTTCGCCAACTGCGCCGGTGGTGTAACCCCCTGGGGCACAGTTCTTTCCGGTGAGGAGAACTTCCACGGCTACTTCGGCGCCGCCGAAGGGGCTCCGGCGCCGAAGCCGGCCGACGCCGACCGGTTCGACCGCTACGGCGTCGAGCACGAGCGCTCCGAGCTGAGGTGGGAAGACTTCGACCCGCGCTTCGACCTCACCAAGACCCCCAATGAGGTCAACCGCTTCGGCTACGTCGTCGAACTCAACCCGTGGGACCCGGCATCGACTCCGGTCAAACACTCCGCGCTGGGTCGGCTCAAGCACGAGGGAGCGAACGTCTACGTCACCGGCGACGGCAGCGTGGTGGTCTACACCGGCGACGACGAACGCTTCGACTACATGTACAAGTTCGTCTCCGCCAAGAAGATCGCACCCGGGTGGAAGACCGGTGATCCCGCCGCGATGGCCCACAACATGACCCTCCTCGACGAGGGCACGTTGTACGTCGCCAAGCTGACCAGCGACATCCCCGCCGCCGAGATCGACGGCACCGGCAAGCTTCCGGCGAAAGGCTCGTTCGCCGGGACCGGCACCTGGATCCCGCTGCTGAAGTCCGGGCCGAACGGGCAGGCCGAATCTCTCGTCGAGGGCGTGACCGCGCCGGAGGCCGCGGTGTTCACCCGCATCGCCGCCGACAAGGCCGGCGCCACCAAGATGGACCGGCCCGAGGACTTCGAGGCCAACCCACGTACCGGCAAGGTCTACGTGGCGCTGACCAACAACGACGAGCGCGGCACGCCCGGTGAGGCCGGCGTCGACGCGGCCAACCCGCGCAACGAGAACAAGAACGGCCAGATCCTGGAAATCACCGACAACCACACCGGAACCGACTTCACCTGGGATCTGCTGTTGGTGTGCGGTGACCCCAAGGCGGCCGACACCTACTACGCCGGGTTCGACAAAAACCAGGTCAGTCCCATCTCCTGCCCGGACAACCTCGCCTTCGACAGCCACGGCAACCTGTGGATCTCGACCGACGGCAACGCGCTCGACGCCAACGACGGATTGTTCGCCGTGGCGCTCGACGGCCCGAACCGCGGTGAGACCAAACAGTTCCTCACCGTGCCGGTCGGCGCCGAGACGTGCGGGCCGGTGGTGACCGACGACCTCGTCACCGTCTGCGTGCAGCACCCGGGTGAGGGCGACGACCACAGCCTCGACAAGCCGTTGTCGCACTGGCCGGGCGGTGCCGACACCCCCGCGCGGCCCGCCGTGGTGGCGGTGTGGAAGCCCGGCGGCCAGATCGGCACCGTCTGA